Proteins encoded within one genomic window of Lactococcus garvieae:
- the pth gene encoding aminoacyl-tRNA hydrolase, giving the protein MTKMIVGLGNPGDKYEKTKHNMGFMALDLLAHEYGVNFSMEKTFMAEVASTFVNGEKIFLVKPQTFMNESGRAIQPLLTYYNMDPSDLTVIVDDMDSAVGRVRLRSKGSSGGQRGIKSTITHLGTEQFNRVKIGIGRPENGKTVVAHVLSKFDKENSEIAQTGISKAVDAVKYYVESSDFAKAMNKFNGQ; this is encoded by the coding sequence ATGACAAAAATGATTGTAGGCCTTGGTAACCCAGGGGATAAATATGAAAAAACAAAACATAACATGGGTTTTATGGCCCTAGATTTACTTGCACACGAGTATGGTGTAAATTTTAGTATGGAAAAAACTTTCATGGCAGAGGTCGCTTCAACTTTTGTGAACGGTGAGAAGATTTTTCTTGTAAAGCCTCAAACGTTTATGAATGAGTCAGGACGAGCTATCCAACCTCTGTTAACTTATTACAATATGGATCCTTCAGATTTAACCGTGATTGTTGATGATATGGATTCTGCTGTTGGACGAGTACGTTTGCGTTCAAAAGGTTCCTCAGGTGGACAAAGAGGAATTAAATCAACAATTACGCATTTAGGAACAGAACAATTTAACCGCGTAAAAATCGGCATCGGACGTCCGGAGAATGGCAAGACGGTAGTCGCACATGTTTTATCAAAATTTGACAAGGAAAATTCAGAAATTGCACAAACAGGTATAAGTAAAGCAGTGGATGCAGTGAAGTATTATGTAGAATCAAGTGATTTTGCTAAAGCAATGAATAAATTTAACGGACAATGA
- the addA gene encoding helicase-exonuclease AddAB subunit AddA, which produces MTDVKLTPEQEEAIHSQGHNILVSASAGSGKTFVMANRIVEKIKNGIDIESLFISTFTKKAAAELRMRLEKDLKQASQLSQDTLENQRIKLALQNLPNADVGTMDSFTQKLLRTHFNRVDVDPNFRILADQTESDLIKQEVFEDLVEQYFSENDVIDTAAKIDKISFEKLVKNFSKDRNIKGFQNVVYTIYSFASATENPEKWLENDFLKGFDLYQKFADLPDNFANNIRYKMEDFILALQRSIDEKNLTAKTLEKAQIVLDNQEYLFESLDKQDYGQFTELFRSLDFSRWSLKKDEILAEIFKTVIGTKTDPGLVRDFLEKVKHLPTIEKYQPEAKIMAENLQKFVLYFYKIYLERKRSENAFEYSDIAHFAIQILEENSDISKAYREKYSEIMIDEYQDTSHVQEAMLRLLSKNGDGTNNLFMVGDIKQSIYGFRLADPRLFLKKYHYYAQENNPNQLIRLKENFRSRGEVLDFTNEVFKHLMNEDIGEMVYGKEEELVQGNIVDYPEHADANFYPELLLYEEDSSEDDTEQISDGEIKIVAQKIKDLITSDENLEYKDIALLVRSKSQNNKIEDILKAYDIPVVLDEGRVDFLKSLEVILILDVLRAIDNPLYDISLVATLRSPMFRFTEDELTRISLSAGSDTRFWKKLQITDGELITPQLKDKISSFLDKFTAWRKLVNEISIHELLWKIYTETYYMDYVGALPNGEMRQANLQALSIRAESYESSGYKGLFKFIKMIDKFMEQNNDLASVNIKLPQNAVRVMTFHKSKGLEFDVVFLMNLQTKFNQKDLRESVILTRENGLGMKYTADLKNEAAVETDFPYALVKMDTLPYIVNKDLKRNATLSEEMRVLYVAFTRAKKKLYMVGKVKKKELEKYASIKLENGILPDKYRQAATGYQHWLLALHTAHSLPMEVKLSNFADLQDIDKKFTAHLDFKKLADESKKFDKIMDNLDDVKEARRIMNYQYPKVAATELSSIQTPSQVKKRSYEKQLELGNVLPSSEHVRVKKLELFDFAKPKITAAEIGSAIHSFMQLSDFSHPNLLDFQQTLDQMNLSEELKNKIDLPKILTLFDTDFGKLLMDNVDKTTKEAPFSMLRTDEIAQEQYIVRGICDGFIRFEDKIVLFDYKTDRFRSLSQIAEIKSTYEVQMELYAEALRKAYGVNQIEKYLILLGGPERVIIERI; this is translated from the coding sequence ATGACTGATGTGAAATTGACACCAGAACAGGAAGAAGCAATACATAGCCAAGGACATAATATATTAGTCTCTGCCAGTGCGGGTTCAGGAAAAACCTTTGTCATGGCTAATCGTATCGTTGAAAAGATAAAAAATGGTATTGATATTGAAAGCTTATTTATTTCTACCTTCACCAAAAAAGCTGCAGCAGAACTGCGCATGCGCTTGGAAAAAGATTTGAAACAAGCAAGTCAACTGTCTCAGGATACACTTGAAAATCAACGAATAAAACTTGCACTACAAAATTTGCCCAATGCAGATGTTGGAACAATGGACAGCTTTACACAAAAGCTATTACGTACGCACTTTAATCGTGTAGATGTAGATCCTAATTTTCGAATCTTAGCTGATCAGACAGAAAGTGATCTTATAAAACAAGAAGTATTTGAAGATCTTGTAGAACAGTATTTTTCTGAGAACGATGTTATTGATACCGCAGCTAAAATAGATAAAATATCTTTTGAAAAGCTAGTCAAAAATTTCTCCAAAGATAGAAATATCAAAGGTTTTCAAAATGTAGTTTACACTATATACAGCTTTGCATCAGCCACAGAAAATCCAGAAAAGTGGTTAGAAAATGACTTCCTCAAAGGGTTTGATTTATATCAAAAGTTTGCAGATTTACCAGATAACTTTGCAAATAATATTAGATATAAAATGGAAGATTTTATTCTAGCTTTGCAAAGGTCCATCGATGAGAAAAATTTAACAGCTAAAACATTAGAGAAAGCACAGATTGTCCTTGATAATCAAGAATATTTATTTGAGAGTTTGGATAAGCAAGATTATGGACAGTTTACGGAGCTCTTTCGATCTCTTGATTTTTCGCGTTGGTCGCTTAAAAAAGATGAAATTTTAGCAGAAATATTCAAAACAGTAATAGGAACTAAGACAGATCCGGGTTTAGTCCGTGATTTTCTTGAAAAAGTTAAACATTTACCGACGATTGAAAAATATCAGCCTGAAGCAAAAATTATGGCTGAAAATCTTCAAAAATTTGTTCTTTATTTTTATAAAATTTACCTTGAGAGAAAACGTTCGGAAAATGCTTTTGAATATTCGGATATTGCTCACTTTGCGATTCAAATACTAGAAGAAAATTCAGATATTTCAAAAGCCTATCGTGAGAAATATAGTGAAATAATGATTGATGAATATCAAGATACAAGCCATGTTCAAGAAGCGATGTTACGTTTACTTAGTAAAAATGGTGATGGAACAAATAATCTTTTTATGGTCGGTGATATAAAGCAATCTATCTACGGCTTCCGTCTAGCTGACCCTCGTCTTTTTCTTAAAAAATATCATTATTACGCCCAAGAGAACAATCCCAACCAACTTATTCGTTTGAAAGAAAATTTTCGATCTCGTGGGGAGGTCTTAGATTTTACGAATGAAGTATTTAAACATTTGATGAATGAAGATATTGGTGAGATGGTGTATGGTAAAGAGGAGGAGTTGGTTCAAGGAAATATTGTAGATTATCCTGAACATGCTGACGCCAATTTTTACCCTGAACTTCTTCTGTATGAGGAAGATTCATCTGAAGATGATACGGAGCAAATTAGTGATGGTGAAATTAAAATTGTTGCCCAAAAAATCAAAGATTTAATAACCTCAGATGAAAATTTAGAGTATAAAGATATTGCCTTACTAGTGCGATCAAAATCTCAAAATAATAAAATAGAAGATATTCTTAAAGCTTATGATATTCCAGTTGTACTCGATGAAGGGCGCGTTGACTTTTTAAAATCACTTGAAGTAATTTTAATTTTGGATGTTTTACGTGCTATTGATAATCCTCTCTATGATATTTCACTTGTAGCCACCTTGCGCTCACCAATGTTTAGATTTACAGAAGATGAGCTGACAAGGATTAGTCTAAGTGCAGGTTCTGATACACGCTTTTGGAAAAAATTACAAATAACAGATGGTGAATTAATCACTCCCCAACTTAAAGATAAAATTTCTTCATTCTTAGACAAGTTTACAGCATGGCGTAAACTTGTAAACGAAATTTCTATACATGAATTGCTCTGGAAAATTTATACAGAAACATATTACATGGATTATGTAGGGGCTCTTCCTAATGGAGAAATGCGACAAGCCAATCTCCAAGCCCTATCCATCCGCGCTGAATCTTATGAAAGTTCTGGCTATAAGGGATTATTTAAATTCATAAAAATGATTGATAAATTTATGGAGCAAAATAATGATCTTGCCTCTGTAAATATCAAACTCCCTCAAAATGCTGTGAGAGTGATGACTTTTCACAAGTCAAAAGGTTTAGAGTTTGATGTTGTTTTCTTAATGAATTTACAAACCAAATTCAATCAGAAAGATTTGAGAGAGTCTGTGATACTTACGCGGGAAAATGGTTTAGGGATGAAATACACGGCAGATTTGAAAAATGAAGCAGCTGTTGAGACAGACTTTCCTTATGCCTTGGTCAAAATGGATACTCTTCCCTATATTGTCAATAAAGATTTAAAACGTAATGCTACTTTATCTGAAGAAATGCGTGTCCTTTATGTAGCCTTTACGCGTGCTAAGAAAAAACTTTACATGGTGGGTAAAGTTAAGAAAAAAGAGTTAGAAAAATATGCGAGTATCAAACTAGAAAATGGTATCCTTCCCGATAAATATCGACAGGCAGCAACGGGATACCAACATTGGCTTTTAGCTCTTCATACTGCTCATTCATTGCCTATGGAGGTAAAACTAAGTAATTTTGCTGATTTACAAGATATTGATAAAAAGTTTACAGCACATCTGGATTTCAAAAAATTAGCAGATGAATCGAAAAAATTTGATAAAATAATGGATAACTTGGATGATGTCAAAGAGGCACGTCGAATCATGAATTATCAGTATCCTAAAGTTGCTGCTACAGAGTTGTCTAGCATCCAGACTCCTAGTCAAGTCAAAAAAAGAAGCTATGAAAAACAATTAGAATTGGGTAATGTTTTACCTTCCAGTGAACATGTACGTGTTAAAAAATTAGAATTATTTGATTTTGCCAAACCAAAAATTACTGCCGCAGAGATTGGTTCAGCTATACATAGCTTTATGCAACTTTCAGATTTTTCTCACCCTAATTTATTAGATTTCCAACAAACTCTGGATCAGATGAATCTTAGTGAGGAATTAAAGAACAAAATTGATTTACCAAAAATATTGACTCTGTTTGATACCGATTTTGGTAAATTATTGATGGATAATGTTGATAAAACCACTAAAGAGGCACCTTTTTCAATGCTAAGGACTGATGAAATAGCTCAGGAACAGTATATTGTACGTGGGATATGTGATGGGTTTATCAGATTTGAAGATAAAATTGTTCTGTTTGACTATAAGACAGATCGCTTCCGTAGTTTGAGTCAAATTGCTGAAATAAAAAGCACTTATGAAGTGCAAATGGAGCTCTATGCAGAGGCATTGAGAAAAGCTTATGGTGTCAACCAAATTGAAAAGTATTTAATTTTATTAGGGGGGCCAGAAAGGGTTATTATAGAAAGGATTTAG
- the rexB gene encoding ATP-dependent nuclease subunit B, whose product MEIIYTEITQDLTAFLLERAKTALKTGKKVYYIVPSSMSFEKEKDILERINSGKDTAVFDLYVTRFKQLPYYFDRKDGASEEKIELSQSGLSMLFRKVLKSFSKEELPLYHNLQNSSAFLEMLVNLRAELLTANLTFSDLPVSPKNEELSSILERFEEELNASYANFSEFQAFIQNIIEGKFTSGFRDAVFIIDGYTRFTAQEENFIGILQQQASEVIIGTYATETDYKLTDFSLSVYRDALEMIERFRNKFSAKVKSVRETIAPTVYQKITNLIEIETNFLREKETIEFRNQDREHFEIWEAENQIAEIEAVAKDIRQKIVRGASFKEFTVLVGDVSAYAIPVQETFDLYDIPFFYAQEESMSQHPLIILLESLYAIKKNNYRTNDVVNLLKSKVYTSVNFNQDSLDYFEYYVNKYKIRGRKSFATSFDESEFLELEQIEKLREEILGEKSALQIFLKGSTEKTGSAWIEAFQQFIQDGNILENINLLYNQADYENNHVLADKYEQVWKLLLSNLREFQAIFADQKMKVLEFLDLILAGLKNAKYRQIPANVDVVNIKDYELVEARTNKYIYAIGLTLANFPKVKKNSSLLSDEERAAINENVSHEDFRFIEQMNVTNYSKNTFTSLSLMNAATEKLVLSTPQIYANIQDDISPLLQLFINHTKAGESIKREVSSVNLAETVEHIGNKRSLISNIGKIEHILAQTDTETENDKRAFWSSLFRILTKENQEFQKLILNLDQDITPVPLAPETVKEVYSDEIYASVSSFERFYNCEYQYFLEKTLGLESFENIDLNSKVVGNFFHEVFEKLLVRPNLNSENFDLQLESILHEVDSEYERYFTQDATSQFTWANLGEIVKQTSVILKKGLENNQIKTLATESAFGFPQSELGSFNIDQINLRGRIDRIDQFFEDSIGAIDYKSSQHKFDLSSAYDGTNLQFLTYLDVLKQMNADQKLWGALYLHLKNEAINLSDVDYLGEISALIAKNMRYEGLILEEYKDKVSKDIDFVNINRNNVYNQEEFESLIKLNEEHYVHAGQRIREGEIAINPVMTKEGIDKSGNVHGCRYCPLKSICRFEANRHMSDAREIGKKDRKEILEELKGGEAND is encoded by the coding sequence ATGGAAATCATTTATACTGAAATCACACAGGATTTAACAGCCTTCCTTCTTGAACGAGCTAAAACTGCTCTAAAAACAGGAAAAAAAGTATATTATATTGTTCCTTCTTCAATGTCTTTTGAAAAAGAAAAAGATATCTTAGAGCGAATTAATTCAGGGAAAGATACAGCAGTTTTTGATTTGTATGTGACGCGTTTTAAACAGCTTCCATACTATTTTGACCGCAAAGATGGAGCTAGCGAGGAAAAAATTGAGCTCAGTCAGTCAGGACTAAGTATGCTTTTCCGGAAAGTTTTAAAGTCTTTTTCTAAAGAAGAACTTCCCCTTTACCATAATTTACAAAATTCGTCAGCTTTTCTAGAAATGCTGGTAAATTTGCGTGCAGAACTACTCACGGCAAATTTAACTTTTTCTGATTTACCTGTTAGCCCTAAAAATGAAGAATTGTCTTCGATTTTGGAGCGCTTTGAAGAAGAACTGAATGCTTCTTATGCCAATTTTTCAGAATTTCAAGCTTTTATTCAAAATATAATAGAGGGTAAATTTACCTCGGGATTTCGCGATGCGGTCTTTATTATTGATGGTTATACTCGTTTTACGGCGCAGGAAGAAAACTTCATTGGTATTCTTCAACAGCAAGCTTCCGAAGTAATAATTGGCACTTATGCCACAGAAACAGATTACAAGTTGACAGATTTTTCTCTTTCCGTTTACAGGGACGCTTTAGAAATGATTGAGCGTTTCCGAAATAAATTTTCAGCTAAAGTAAAATCTGTTCGAGAGACAATTGCGCCTACGGTTTATCAAAAGATAACTAATTTGATTGAGATAGAAACGAATTTTCTTCGTGAAAAAGAGACTATTGAATTTAGGAATCAAGACAGAGAACATTTTGAAATCTGGGAAGCAGAAAATCAAATCGCTGAAATCGAAGCTGTTGCTAAAGATATTCGTCAGAAAATAGTAAGAGGTGCATCATTTAAAGAGTTTACTGTTTTAGTAGGGGATGTTAGTGCATATGCTATCCCTGTTCAAGAAACTTTTGACTTGTATGACATACCTTTCTTTTATGCTCAAGAAGAGTCAATGAGTCAACATCCCTTAATTATTCTTTTAGAAAGTCTTTACGCAATTAAAAAGAATAATTATCGAACCAATGATGTCGTTAACTTGCTTAAAAGTAAAGTTTACACCAGTGTAAACTTTAATCAAGACTCACTTGACTACTTTGAATATTATGTCAATAAATATAAAATACGAGGCAGAAAAAGTTTTGCCACTTCTTTTGATGAAAGTGAATTTTTAGAGTTAGAACAAATTGAAAAATTAAGAGAAGAAATCCTTGGTGAAAAATCCGCCTTACAAATATTTTTGAAAGGAAGCACAGAAAAAACGGGAAGTGCTTGGATTGAAGCCTTTCAACAATTTATCCAGGATGGAAATATTTTAGAAAATATTAATCTACTCTATAATCAAGCAGATTATGAAAATAATCATGTCTTGGCTGATAAATATGAACAAGTTTGGAAACTGCTTTTATCTAATTTGAGAGAGTTTCAAGCTATTTTTGCTGATCAAAAGATGAAGGTTTTAGAATTTTTAGATTTAATTTTAGCTGGATTAAAGAATGCTAAATACCGTCAGATACCAGCAAATGTTGATGTGGTAAATATTAAAGATTATGAACTTGTTGAGGCGAGAACTAATAAATATATCTATGCTATTGGTTTAACTTTGGCTAACTTTCCTAAAGTAAAGAAAAATTCTAGTTTATTGTCAGATGAGGAACGGGCAGCTATTAATGAAAATGTATCGCATGAGGATTTTCGTTTTATTGAACAGATGAACGTCACAAATTACAGTAAAAACACATTTACAAGTTTATCTTTAATGAATGCTGCAACCGAAAAATTAGTTCTTTCTACTCCACAAATTTATGCCAACATACAGGATGATATCTCACCACTACTTCAGCTTTTTATAAATCACACCAAAGCAGGAGAAAGTATTAAACGTGAAGTATCTTCTGTTAACCTAGCAGAAACTGTTGAGCATATCGGTAACAAGCGTTCCTTAATTTCAAATATAGGTAAAATAGAACATATACTTGCTCAAACGGATACTGAAACCGAAAATGACAAGCGTGCCTTTTGGTCTAGTTTATTTAGAATACTTACGAAAGAAAATCAAGAGTTTCAAAAGCTTATTCTTAATCTGGATCAAGACATTACCCCCGTTCCTTTAGCACCAGAAACTGTAAAAGAAGTTTACAGTGACGAAATTTATGCTTCAGTAAGTAGTTTTGAACGTTTTTATAATTGTGAATATCAATATTTTTTAGAAAAAACTTTAGGTCTAGAAAGTTTTGAAAATATTGATTTGAATTCGAAAGTTGTTGGAAACTTCTTTCATGAAGTCTTTGAAAAGCTTTTAGTAAGACCGAACTTGAACAGTGAAAACTTCGACTTACAGTTAGAAAGTATTTTACACGAAGTTGACAGTGAGTATGAACGATATTTCACTCAAGATGCTACTTCGCAATTTACATGGGCAAATCTCGGCGAAATTGTAAAACAAACTTCTGTCATTTTGAAAAAAGGTTTAGAAAATAATCAAATTAAAACTTTAGCCACGGAAAGTGCTTTTGGCTTTCCTCAAAGCGAGCTGGGTAGTTTTAATATAGACCAAATTAATCTACGAGGTCGTATTGACCGTATTGATCAATTTTTTGAAGACAGTATTGGTGCCATTGATTATAAATCGAGTCAGCACAAGTTTGATTTATCTTCAGCTTATGATGGCACGAATTTACAGTTTCTAACATACCTCGATGTTTTAAAACAGATGAATGCAGATCAAAAACTGTGGGGAGCTTTATATTTACATCTAAAAAATGAGGCAATTAACCTTTCGGATGTTGATTATTTGGGTGAAATTTCTGCTTTAATTGCTAAAAATATGCGATATGAAGGCCTTATTTTAGAGGAATATAAGGATAAAGTAAGCAAGGACATTGATTTTGTAAATATTAATCGAAATAACGTCTATAATCAGGAAGAGTTTGAAAGTTTAATAAAACTTAATGAAGAACATTATGTTCACGCAGGTCAGCGAATTCGTGAGGGAGAGATAGCTATCAATCCAGTCATGACTAAAGAAGGTATTGATAAGTCTGGAAATGTGCATGGTTGCAGATACTGTCCCTTGAAATCAATTTGTCGCTTTGAAGCCAATAGACATATGAGTGACGCACGTGAAATAGGTAAGAAAGATCGCAAAGAAATTCTTGAAGAATTGAAGGGAGGGGAAGCAAATGACTGA
- a CDS encoding DUF951 domain-containing protein has product MINYDLGSVVEMKKPHACIIKSTGKKANSWEIVRMGADIKIRCTNCDHIVMMNRNDFNKKIKKVLTK; this is encoded by the coding sequence ATGATAAACTATGATTTAGGGTCAGTTGTTGAGATGAAAAAACCTCATGCATGTATAATTAAATCAACAGGTAAGAAGGCCAACAGCTGGGAAATTGTCCGTATGGGAGCAGACATAAAAATACGTTGTACAAATTGTGATCATATTGTGATGATGAACCGTAATGACTTTAATAAAAAAATAAAAAAAGTGCTGACAAAGTAG
- the ychF gene encoding redox-regulated ATPase YchF, whose product MALTAGIVGLPNVGKSTLFNAITKAGAEAANYPFATIEPNVGMVEVPDERLTKITELIKPKKTVPTTFEFTDIAGIVKGASKGEGLGNKFLANIREVDAIVHVVRAFDDENVMRENNREDSFVDPLADIETINLELILADLESVNKRYARVEKVARTVKDKDAVAEFNVLSKIKPVLEDGKSARTVEFDEEEQKVVKQLFLLTTKPVLYVANVGEDEVSAPDDIEYVKQIREFAATENAEVVVISARAEEEIAELDDEDKAEFLEALGLEESGVDKLTKAAYHLLGLATYFTAGEKEVRAWTFKRGMKAPQLAGVIHSDFEKGFIRAVTMSYDDLMKYGSEKAVKEAGRLREEGKEYVGQDGDIMEFRFNV is encoded by the coding sequence ATGGCTTTAACAGCAGGTATCGTCGGCCTTCCCAATGTCGGAAAATCTACTCTTTTTAATGCAATTACAAAAGCTGGAGCGGAAGCAGCAAATTATCCTTTCGCAACAATAGAACCTAACGTAGGTATGGTTGAAGTTCCAGATGAACGCTTGACTAAAATTACAGAATTAATTAAACCTAAAAAAACTGTACCCACAACTTTTGAATTTACAGATATTGCCGGTATTGTCAAAGGAGCTTCTAAAGGAGAAGGTCTGGGGAATAAATTTTTAGCAAATATTCGTGAAGTTGATGCGATTGTACACGTCGTTCGTGCATTTGATGATGAAAATGTTATGCGTGAAAATAATCGTGAAGATTCTTTTGTTGACCCTTTAGCGGATATTGAAACAATTAACTTGGAGTTAATTCTTGCAGATTTAGAGTCTGTAAATAAACGTTATGCGCGTGTTGAAAAAGTAGCCCGTACAGTTAAAGATAAAGACGCTGTGGCAGAATTTAATGTTTTATCAAAAATTAAACCCGTTTTGGAAGATGGTAAATCTGCGCGTACTGTAGAGTTTGATGAAGAAGAACAAAAAGTTGTTAAGCAACTTTTCTTGTTGACGACTAAACCAGTCTTATATGTTGCAAATGTTGGTGAAGATGAAGTAAGTGCTCCCGATGATATTGAATATGTGAAACAAATTCGTGAGTTTGCAGCAACGGAAAATGCTGAGGTTGTCGTTATTTCAGCTCGTGCCGAGGAAGAAATCGCTGAACTGGATGATGAAGATAAAGCAGAATTTTTAGAAGCCCTCGGTTTAGAAGAATCAGGTGTAGATAAATTAACTAAAGCTGCTTACCACCTACTTGGTCTTGCCACTTACTTTACAGCGGGTGAAAAAGAAGTGCGTGCGTGGACCTTTAAACGTGGCATGAAAGCTCCTCAGCTAGCGGGCGTTATTCATAGTGACTTTGAAAAAGGGTTTATTCGTGCTGTAACAATGTCTTACGATGATTTGATGAAATACGGCAGTGAAAAAGCTGTAAAAGAGGCAGGTCGCTTACGCGAAGAAGGTAAAGAATATGTTGGACAAGATGGAGACATCATGGAATTCCGCTTTAATGTTTAA
- the dnaN gene encoding DNA polymerase III subunit beta, which produces MIKFSINKVAFQNALKITKQAIGSKVTIPALTKLKITVTTEGITLTGSNGQISIENFLPANDKDAGMNISDTGSILLEASFFESVVSQMPELTLEFEELEQKQVLLTSGKSEITLKGQDAEIYPRIQEVSQENPLKINVGFLKEIFTETVFAVSTQESRPIFTGVHLILSDKKNLKAVATDSHRMSQRLLVLENEGSDFDVVLPSKSIQSFKNVFTNDEEDLDILLANNQILFRNERVSYYSRLIEGTYPDTNRLIPNEEDYSLNLVFDVAALRRTMERARLLSNATANGTVKLTVSGDSVITTANSPEVGSVHEELTTIEKTGEDLAISFNPQYLIDALRVIKEAEVRIRFISNVRPFTLLPKNDTDSFVQLITPVRTN; this is translated from the coding sequence ATGATAAAATTTTCAATTAATAAAGTAGCTTTTCAAAATGCACTAAAAATTACAAAACAAGCAATTGGTTCTAAAGTGACTATTCCTGCTTTAACTAAATTAAAAATTACTGTTACAACTGAAGGAATTACTCTAACTGGATCAAATGGTCAAATTTCTATTGAAAACTTTTTACCAGCAAATGATAAAGATGCTGGTATGAATATTTCGGATACAGGTAGTATTCTACTAGAAGCATCTTTCTTCGAAAGTGTTGTTAGTCAGATGCCTGAACTTACTTTAGAATTTGAAGAATTAGAACAAAAACAAGTCCTTTTGACTTCTGGTAAATCAGAAATTACTTTAAAAGGCCAAGACGCAGAAATATATCCTCGTATTCAAGAAGTTTCTCAAGAAAATCCACTTAAAATTAACGTTGGCTTCCTGAAAGAAATTTTTACAGAAACTGTATTTGCTGTAAGTACACAAGAAAGTCGTCCTATTTTTACGGGTGTTCATTTGATTTTATCTGACAAGAAGAATCTTAAAGCAGTTGCGACAGACTCACATCGCATGAGCCAACGTCTTCTTGTTCTGGAAAATGAAGGTTCTGATTTTGATGTAGTATTACCAAGTAAATCAATTCAAAGTTTTAAAAATGTATTTACCAACGATGAAGAAGATCTTGACATCTTGCTTGCCAATAATCAAATTCTCTTTCGCAATGAGCGCGTGAGCTACTATAGTCGTTTAATTGAAGGCACTTATCCTGATACAAATCGATTGATTCCAAATGAAGAGGATTATAGCTTGAATTTGGTTTTTGATGTTGCAGCTTTACGTCGTACGATGGAACGTGCACGTCTTTTATCTAATGCAACTGCAAATGGTACAGTTAAACTTACAGTATCAGGAGATTCAGTCATAACTACTGCTAACTCTCCTGAAGTTGGTAGTGTACATGAAGAGTTGACAACTATTGAAAAAACTGGTGAAGATTTAGCTATCAGTTTTAACCCTCAATATTTGATTGATGCGCTTCGTGTAATCAAGGAAGCTGAAGTTCGTATTCGATTTATTTCAAATGTTCGTCCTTTCACTCTTCTTCCTAAAAATGATACAGATAGTTTTGTCCAACTTATCACACCTGTTAGAACAAACTAA